A section of the Harmonia axyridis chromosome 2, icHarAxyr1.1, whole genome shotgun sequence genome encodes:
- the LOC123673569 gene encoding THAP domain-containing protein 1-like — MVSTCAVHGCTNKYRNNKKISFHIFPKNPIILEKWLLSMRRENLIPSKGTRLCSEHFLPEDFVVNFGRKTLKHDAVPSIFNFSEHLISKPTPSSPTVHDMTNTRELEWNVGNMQETASASNDVCEVMNDSQDIKDMIKVEYSDNNIEETALGNNVCDMMNDPLDIKDIKDIVKVEYSIDNIDETASASTHNFGVMNANHQDVTNIVEVKCSVDNIKENALASDHFCSSMNSSQDISDIEDDECSVDNFQENALDKPDFSNQSIEPKCKRKRNVPAYVGDIEPSDLEKPEKFKLMWEIATKTITRQRKTIKYLQTKLRRSTKKIDTLSELITHLKNGNKKSTK; from the exons ATGGTTTCTACTTGTGCAGTTCATGGTTGCACCAATAAATATCGTAACAATAAGAAAATATCATTTCATAT atTCCCAAAAAATCCGATAATTCTGGAAAAATGGTTACTTTCTATGAGGAGAGAAAATTTAATTCCTAGCAAAGGCACGAGACTATGTTCAGAACATTTTCTTCCTGAAGATTTCGTTGTTAATTTTGGAAGGAAAACTTTAAAACATGATGCTGTTCCTAGCATTTTCAACTTTTCAGAGCACCTAATATCGAAGCCAACACCTTC cAGTCCTACAGTTCACGATATGACAAATACTAGAGAACTTGAATGGAATGTGGGTAATATGCAAGAAACTGCCTCAGCAAGTAATGATGTTTGTGAAGTAATGAATGACAGTCAAGATATAAAAGATATGATTAAAGTTGAATATAGTGATAATAATATCGAAGAAACTGCTTTGGGTAATAATGTTTGTGATATGATGAATGACCCTCTGGATATAAAAGATATAAAGGATATTGTTAAAGTGGAATATAGTATAGATAATATAGATGAAACTGCTTCAGCAAGTACTCATAATTTTGGAGTAATGAATGCCAATCATCAGGATGTAACAAATATAGTTGAAGTTAAATGTAGTGTGGATAATATCAAAGAAAATGCTTTGGCTAGTGATCATTTTTGCAGTTCAATGAATTCCAGTCAGGATATATCAGATATCGAAGATGATGAATGTAGTGTagataattttcaagaaaatgccTTGGATAAACCTGATTTCTCCAATCAATCAATTGAACCCAAATGTAAAAG aAAACGAAATGTACCTGCTTATGTTGGCGACATAGAACCTAGTGATCTAGAAAAACCTGAAAAATTCAAGTTGATGTGGGAAATTGCTACTAAAACTATTACAAGACAGAGAAAAACGATCAAATATTTACAAACAAAACTAAGAAGATCCACCAAGAAAATAGACACTTTATCTGAGCTCATAACTCATTTGAAGAATGGAAATAAAAAGAGCACAAAATGA